The genomic window AATGGAACTGTTTGGAAAGAAATTGCCAAATCAGATCTAGGCTACAAAAAAGATTTTTCGACTGAACTCGCTTCGATCTTGAAAACGCAAAATGCTTGGACTTGGGGGATGAATTATGTTTCTGCGTCCGAAAATCAAGAAATCGATCCGATCAGTACCGAAAGCGATCAATTGGAACAAACGATCGAAACATTATCTACAGAATTGACTGAATTGAATAAAGACCGTACGCCTACTGCCGATGCAACGATCGAAAAATCTGGTGACTCATTTAAAATCAAACCTGAAGTGAAAGGTGATGCGGTTGATGTCGAAGCCGTCACTAAAGAATTGACGACTGCCGTGAACACTGGAAAAGATACCATCGATCTTACTGATTTCCAAAAAGAACCGGCAGTGACATCTTCAGATAAGAAATTGACTGAACAGTTAACAACAATGAACAACATTGCTAAAGTAAAGGGAACATACAGTATCAATGGTGAAACAGTCACGATCCCTTCTTCACTTATTGTCGAATGGTTGACTTATGAAGACGGGAAACCCGCCCTTGATCAAGAAAAAGTTCGTCAATATGTAAGTGACTTGGGCGAAAAATATAATACAAGTACAAATGATACGAAATTCAAGAGTACAAAACGTGGTGAAGTAACTGTTCCTGCTGGTACATTCAGCTGGACGATCCAAACAGATAGTGAAGTATCAGCTTTAACAGAAGCGATTTTAGCAGGACAAGATTTTAC from Enterococcus sp. DIV1094 includes these protein-coding regions:
- a CDS encoding L,D-transpeptidase family protein, which encodes MTRSSHRKKSMRIGLLSVLGVILVLIGFYTYRSTYYTNRFLPKTEVNSINVSNLTITQANDKLRDAYSNKTISIKENGTVWKEIAKSDLGYKKDFSTELASILKTQNAWTWGMNYVSASENQEIDPISTESDQLEQTIETLSTELTELNKDRTPTADATIEKSGDSFKIKPEVKGDAVDVEAVTKELTTAVNTGKDTIDLTDFQKEPAVTSSDKKLTEQLTTMNNIAKVKGTYSINGETVTIPSSLIVEWLTYEDGKPALDQEKVRQYVSDLGEKYNTSTNDTKFKSTKRGEVTVPAGTFSWTIQTDSEVSALTEAILAGQDFTRSPIVQGSTTADHQLIEDTYIEVDLENQHMWFYKDGKVALETAIVSGKPSTPTPPGVFYVWNKEENAVLRGTNDDGTPYESPVSYWMPVDWTGIGIHDSDWQPEYGGDLWKTRGSHGCVNTPPGVMKELFGMVEKGTPVLIF